In Asanoa sp. WMMD1127, one genomic interval encodes:
- a CDS encoding ABC transporter ATP-binding protein: MTLLRARGVVKSYGPTPALRGVTIDVAEGEILAVTGPSGCGKSTLLHCLAGILRPDAGEVTYGEHRLDTWSERMRSRLRRTEFGVLFQFGQLVAELTAAENVALPLLLAGTGRREARTAALAWLDRLGVAEVADARPGEMSGGQQQRCAVARALVTEPRVLFADEPTGALDSHTSEALLGELVRLARDQRTTVLLVTHDVQVAAYADREVALRDGKVDASGLGLTAANGRHSR, from the coding sequence ATGACGCTTCTGCGCGCCCGGGGCGTGGTGAAGTCCTACGGCCCGACGCCCGCGTTGCGCGGCGTCACGATCGACGTGGCGGAGGGCGAGATCCTCGCCGTCACCGGCCCGAGCGGCTGCGGCAAGTCCACCCTGCTGCACTGCCTGGCGGGCATCCTCCGGCCGGACGCCGGCGAGGTGACCTACGGCGAGCACCGGCTCGACACCTGGTCGGAGCGGATGCGGTCCCGGCTGCGCCGCACCGAGTTCGGGGTGCTGTTCCAGTTCGGCCAGCTGGTGGCCGAGCTGACCGCGGCGGAGAACGTCGCGCTGCCGCTGCTTCTCGCCGGCACGGGGCGGCGAGAGGCGCGGACGGCCGCGCTGGCGTGGCTCGACCGGCTGGGCGTGGCCGAGGTGGCCGACGCGCGGCCGGGCGAGATGTCCGGCGGCCAGCAGCAGCGCTGCGCCGTGGCCCGGGCGCTGGTCACCGAGCCACGGGTGCTGTTCGCCGACGAGCCGACCGGCGCGCTCGACTCCCACACCAGCGAGGCGCTTCTCGGCGAGCTGGTCCGGCTGGCCCGCGACCAGCGCACCACGGTGCTGCTGGTGACCCACGACGTCCAGGTCGCGGCGTACGCCGATCGCGAGGTGGCCCTGCGGGACGGCAAGGTCGACGCGAGCGGGCTCGGCCTGACCGCGGCCAACGGACGGCACTCGCGGTGA